Proteins from a single region of Hordeum vulgare subsp. vulgare chromosome 6H, MorexV3_pseudomolecules_assembly, whole genome shotgun sequence:
- the LOC123402517 gene encoding putative methyltransferase At1g22800, mitochondrial, whose translation MASGAAAAARRLLLLRHRRRHLVPNHHFSSSSAGEELDGGRVKIFDRDLKCRHRDRAAWAMRETDPLVDAVADNLLDRLEDCRKAFPSAFCLGGSAGAVRRSLRGRGGIEKLTMMDMSVDMVNKWRELESATDDGPEMHFIVGDEEYLPIKENSQDLIMSCLGLHWINDLPGAMIQCRLALKPDGLFLAAILGGETLKELRIACTIAQMEREGGISPRMSPLAQVRDAGNLLSRAGFALPGVDVDRYTVKYNSALELVEHLRAMAETNALFQRSPILKRDTALATAAIYQSMFGLEDGTIPATFQVIYMTGWKEHSSQQKPKRRGSATVSFGDIRKQFGSNQD comes from the exons ATGGCTTCCGGAGCCGCGGCCGCCGCACGTCGCCTTCTGCTActgcgccaccgccgccgccacctcgttcCCAATCAccacttctcttcctcttccgcgGGCGAAGAGCTGGACGGCGGCCGCGTCAAAATCTTCGATCGCGATCTGAAGTGCCGACACCGGGACCGGGCGGCGTGGGCGATGCGGGAAACTGATCCACTGGTAGACGCAGTCGCCGATAACCTCCTCGACCGCCTCGAGGACTGCAGGAAGGCGTTCCCCTCGGCATTCTGCCTCGGCGGTTCGGCCGGCGCCGTCCGCCGGTCGCTTCGTGGCCGCG GTGGAATCGAGAAATTGACCATGATGGACATGTCGGTAGATATGGTGAACAAGTGGCGGGAGTTGGAGAGTGCTACCGACGACGGCCCCGAGATGCACTTTATCGTTGGAGATGAAGAGTATCTTCCTATCAAAGAGAA CTCCCAGGATTTGATAATGAGCTGTCTTGGGCTTCATTGGATAAATGATCTACCTGGAGCCATGATACAG TGTAGGTTGGCGTTGAAGCCTGATGGCCTTTTTCTTGCAGCAATTCTTGGCGGGGAGACTCTGAA GGAACTAAGAATTGCATGCACTATTGCTCAAATGGAACGTGAGGGAGGCATCAGTCCTCGAATGTCGCCACTAGCACAA GTCCGTGATGCAGGAAACCTTTTGTCAAGGGCAGGCTTCGCCCTTCCAGGAGTTGATGTAGATCGATATACAGTCAAGTACAACAGTG CTCTGGAACTTGTGGAACATCTTAGGGCAATGGCAGAAACAAATGCTCTCTTTCAAAGAAGCCCT ATATTAAAGAGAGATACAGCACTAGCTACTGCAGCCATTTACCAGTCAATGTTTGGGTTAGAAGATGGAACCATACCAGCAACCTTTCAG GTAATTTACATGACTGGGTGGAAGGAGCATTCATCACAACAAAAGCCTAAGAGAAGGGGTTCTGCCACTGTATCATTTGGTGACATAAGGAAACAATTTGGTTCCAACCAAGACTGA
- the LOC123405188 gene encoding vegetative cell wall protein gp1-like: protein MIMFKFSMILKFSLALPLIAHPHVSRSIARTLVRLLLVAPLAVLLARSPRSLSRRLFPQLPPARRIAPPPLALPPARRVAPPPLAVTCLLPRSPRRAAPPLLAASSHASLARRAVPPPSPRRASPACRAALRLPPLAAPPPPLAAPRRSSSPRSSCRASSRRSPDLLIHARPHLRGASQHAPSSLRSARPFPLTRFSALVLYRPLATPSTWLGVRADLRWRIYGGLRFVRPSFLVGAPEKGIHRDGVSIQSRLLLSNRSRQAVWQHHRWLGATSVSTTAVAWSHERKGGWERTASLLLAGTGWCVCHSKADPTEPCKHPSCFLQSSPLHCYILVSLSYQYSADCFLYSTDLVVYVLPELQGNQLTWCNGWRSVDVFVQSAEICF, encoded by the exons ATGATTATGTTCAAGTTCTCTATGATATTAAAA TTTTCGTTAGCGCTACCGTTAATTGCCCACCCCCACGTCTCGCGGTCAATCGCTCGCACACTCGTCCGCCTCCTCCTGGTCGCCCCGCTCGCCGTGCTGCTGGCCCGCTCGCCTCGCAGTTTATCCCGGCGTCTTTTCCCCCAGCTCCCCCCCGCTCGCCGCATCGCGCCTCCCCCGCTCGCC CTCCCCCCCGCTCGCCGCGTCGCGCCTCCCCCGCTCGCCGTGACGTGCCTCCTCCCCCGCTCGCCGCGCCGAGCCGCGCCTCCCTTGCTCGCTGCATCGAGCCACGCCTCCCTCGCTCGCCGCGCCGTGCCTCCTCCCTCGCCGCGCCGCGCCTCCCCCGCTTGCCGCGCCGCGTTGCGCCTCCCCCCGCTCGCCGCGCCCCCTCCTCCGCTTGCCGCgccgcgccgctcctcctcccccCGCTCGTCGTGCCGCGCCTCCTCTCGCCGCTCGCCGGACCTACTGATCCACGCGCGACCCCATCTCCGCGGCGCCTCGCAACACGCCCCGAGCTCCCTACGGTCCGCGCGTCCCTTCCCTCTGACCAGATTCTCTGCTCTCGTCCTCTACCGCCCGCTCGCAACCCCATCTACGTGGCTAGGGGTTCGGGCAGACCTTCGCTGGCGCATCTACGGCGGTCTCAGGTTCGTCCGCCCTTCCTTCTTGGTCGGAGCCCCAGAAAAGGGGATTCATCGAGATGGGGTTTCAATCCAATCGCGACTCCTGCTTTCAAACAGATCGAGACAAGCAGTGTGGCAGCATCATCGGTGGCTCGGAGCCACGAGCGTGTCAACGACGGCGGTGGCTTGGAGCCATGAGCGCAAGGGCGGCTGGGAAAGAACTGCATCACTTCTGCTCGCTGGGACAGGATGGTGCGTGTGCCACTCCAAGGCGGATCCCACCGAGCCGTGCAAACACCCCAGCTGCTTCCTCCAGTCGTCCCCCCTCCATTGCTACATCTTG GTCTCGCTTAGCTACCAGTACAGTGCAGATTGCTTTCTCTATTCAACTGATTTGGTTGTCTATGTATTACCTGAACTCCAAGGGAACCAACTTACATGGTGTAATGGGTGGAGATCAGTAGATGTTTTTGTGCAATCGGCAGAAATCTGTTTCTAA